The following proteins come from a genomic window of Larimichthys crocea isolate SSNF chromosome III, L_crocea_2.0, whole genome shotgun sequence:
- the LOC104921722 gene encoding homeodomain-interacting protein kinase 2-like, which produces MPKSPASSSAMDDTDDDKEREIYKVKKHDILHSITNRYIVSGFAGEGCFGKVVKCLNLLTSQNVALKILKPKPYVQKREIKMLEVLSVLDPVKKNVVQFFEMFEHKGHICLAFEMLDRSLLQLIKDRTFKSLSPSEIRPIAQQLLTAFDALKGIGVIHADLKPDNIMLVNQQEQPFRVKLIDFGLAFSTSEEEQREKIQPLGYRSPEATLGLPISEAIDMWGLGCVLAFLYLCNHLFSARSEYRMIRDIARIVGQPADHLLRAGTNTHRFFKMIEQSDNPTWRLKTPGDHQLDTGLAPRRYRRSVKSLDDLIQLYPDGGESIELEDKRTFVKLLKCLLDTDPKKRITPKEALKHPFITMAHLEAERVTSFYADRSFYKMLVCPVDSSGEELSPDGEADAEPSVKPGCFGC; this is translated from the exons ATGCCAAAAAGCCCAGCCTCCTCTTCAGCAATGGATGACACAG ATGATGATAAGGAGAGGGAGATTTATAAGGTGAAAAAACACGACATTCTACACAGCATCACAAATCGCTACATCGTGTCGGGCTTCGCTGGTGAAGGATGCTTTGGCAAAGTCGTCAAGTGTTTGAATCTGTTGACATCACAGAACGTGGCCCTCAAGATTCTTAAGCCTAAGCCTTACGTTCAAAAAAGAGAG ATCAAAATGCTTGAAGTATTAAGCGTTCTTGACCCAGTCAAGAAGAACGTGGTTCAATTTTTCGAAATGTTTGAGCACAAAGGACACATCTGTCTGGCTTTTGAAATGCTAGACAGAAGTCTCTTACAGCTGATCAAGGACAGAACCTTTAAGTCACTGTCTCCCAGTGAAATACGGCCAATTGCACAGCAG TTGCTAACGGCCTTTGATGCCCTGAAAGGCATTGGCGTCATTCATGCGGATTTGAAGCCAGATAATATCATGCTTGTAAACCAGCAGGAGCAACCCTTCAGAGTGAAGTTGATCGATTTTGGATTGGCATTCAGTACCTCagaagaggaacagagagagaaaattcaGCCTCTGGGTTACAG ATCACCTGAAGCCACGCTGGGTCTCCCCATCTCCGAGGCAATTGACATGTGGGGTCTTGGCTGTGTGCTCGCCTTCTTGTACCTCTGCAACCACCTGTTTTCAGCACGCAGCGAGTATCGGATG ATCAGAGACATTGCTAGAATAGTCGGCCAGCCAGCTGACCACCTCCTCCGTGCTGGAACCAACACTCACAGATTCTTCAAGATGATCGAGCAGTCGGACAACCCAACATGGAGGCTGAAG ACCCCAGGAGACCACCAGCTTGACACTGGCCTCGCGCCTAGAAGATACAGGCGGTCTGTCAAAAGCCTGGATGACCTG ATACAGTTGTACCCTGATGGAGGGGAATCTATTGAGCTGGAGGACAAAAGAACATTTGTGAAGCTCCTCAAGTGTCTCCTCGATACAGATCCCAAAAAGAGGATCACTCCTAAGGAGGCTCTCAAGCACCCCTTTATCACAATGGCCCACCTGGAGGCTGAGAGGGTCACCAGCTTTTA tgcGGACAGGTCCTTTTACAAAATGCTGGTCTGTCCAGTGGATAGCTCAGGAGAGGAACTTTCTCCTGATGGTGAGGCTGATGCAGAGCCTTCAGTCAAACCTGGCTGCTTCGGGTGTTGA